A DNA window from Phragmites australis chromosome 11, lpPhrAust1.1, whole genome shotgun sequence contains the following coding sequences:
- the LOC133884817 gene encoding peroxisome biogenesis protein 2 — MSHVDSAPASQWPPPPPQDAWIAKFQRLLPQWESLRDSSKVIIPISISRVNQFDAARLDVEMSAMLKEQLVKVFSLMKPGLLFQYEPELDAFLEFLIWRFSIWVDKPTPGNALMNLRYRDERAAPITGKEVRTGLEGPGLSVSQKIFYCISFVGGQYIWSRLQSFSAFRRWGDSEQRPLARRAWGLVQNAEGLYRAASFFNLLLFLYGGRYKTIVERILKARLVYGSPNMNRAVSFEYMNRQLVWNEFSEMLLLLLPLLNSSSVKKFLLPFSKDKSANSSGDEANCPICGSSPSIPFVALPCQHRYCYYCLRTRCSATSSYRCARCNEVVVAIQRQGSS, encoded by the exons ATGTCCCACGTCGACTCCGCCCCTGCCTCCcagtggccgccgccgccgccgcaggacGCATGGATCGCCAAGTTCCAGCGCCTCCTCCCACAGTGGGAGTCACTGCGCGATTCCTCCAAG GTCATTATCCCAATTTCGATATCTAGGGTCAACCAGTTCGATGCTGCAAGGCTAGATGTTGAGATGTCCGCCATGTTGAAAGAGCAGTTAGTCAAAGTGTTCTCTTTGATGAAG CCAGGACTCTTATTCCAATATGAGCCTGAACTCGATGCTTTCCTCGAGTTCCTCATCTGGAGGTTCTCGATTTGGGTTGACAAGCCGACCCCAGGCAATGCACTGATGAACCTGAGGTATAGAGATGAACGGGCAGCACCCATCACAGGAAAAGAAG TAAGAACAGGTTTGGAAGGACCTGGGCTTTCAGTTTCTCAAAAGATTTTTTATTGTATAAGCTTTGTTGGTGGCCAATATATATGGTCACGCTTGCAGTCTTTTTCAGCGTTCCGTCGATGGGGCGATTCTGAACAG AGACCACTAGCACGCCGTGCTTGGGGCTTAGTGCAGAATGCCGAAGGATTATACAGAGCTGCTTCATTCTTTAACCTATTATTGTTTCTTTATGGTGGAAG gtacaaaactattgtggAAAGGATTCTGAAAGCCAGACTTGTTTATGGGAGCCCCAACATGAATAGGGCAGTAAGCTTTGAGTACATGAATCGGCAGCTGGTTTGGAATGAGTTTTCG GAAATgttgcttttgcttcttccccTCTTAAACTCATCCTCAGTAAAGAAGTTCCTTCTGCCTTTCTCCAAAGATAAGTCGGCAAATTCTTCTGGTGATGAAGCAAATTGTCCTATATGTGGCTCCAGTCCTAGCATTCCTTTTGTAGCTCTCCCATGTCAACACAG GTATTGCTATTATTGCTTACGTACACGTTGTTCTGCTACAAGTTCTTACAGATGTGCACGATGCAATGAGGTAGTTGTTGCGATTCAAAGACAAGGATCAAGTTAG